In one window of Osmia lignaria lignaria isolate PbOS001 chromosome 11, iyOsmLign1, whole genome shotgun sequence DNA:
- the LOC117610391 gene encoding neuropeptide Y receptor type 2-like isoform X1, protein MNSSYLWGEDEEWGGRYYFAYYSQFGNRKGISTVEDNPQVVILAISFVLAVGGNLGMAGCIIGYKELRTPTNMCLVNLATADLLFSLGVPAIAYTRFTQSWRLGETICRLLPYTQFVCGFVLLWTLTFISMDRHRCLAVAPYRSALTKVKVLTASLITWIIAVVAFLPIVFWFQQKDLKNGSTICTLIFPRSEIANVSLCYTIPIIILACFLPMILLVYHYQRIFKKIFDSRSRWAVPCVAQGLESGATGRRDSELSVVGTLLPWTGRKQSCTSITGRKGRTGSLSQHEEIRLHKHLRVVRILLLNVVAVLIMWLPITIVMLLIYMDGKRPNGDTNFFLRSHHFVWTLTAAQLNTIVNPLLYGVFSENFRVYFAKLWKRKIDNNSKSVEQLAPKKSSKSLEIFQTRTGEIRTPHKLKSSNKRLQKNSSCSIGSIVEVPNSEKL, encoded by the exons ATGAATTCATCGTATCTTTGGGGAGAGGACGAAGAATGGGGAGGACGATATTACTTCGCGTATTACAGCCAGTTTGGTAATCGTAAAGGAATCAGCACCGTCGAG GACAATCCACAGGTGGTGATATTGGCTATTAGCTTCGTCTTGGCTGTTGGCGGCAACTTAGGAATGGCTGGATGTATAATCGGTTATAAGGAATTGCGAACACCCACGAACATGTGCCTAGTAAACTTAGCCACGGCAGATCTTTTGTTCAGTCTTGGTGTGCCAGCGATTGCTTACACTAGGTTTACACAATCCTGGCGTCTTGGAGAAACGATATGCAGATTATTACCTTATACTCAG TTTGTCTGCGGTTTCGTCCTCCTATGGACATTGACGTTCATCTCGATGGACAGGCATCGATGCTTGGCAGTAGCACCATACAGAAGTGCCTTAACAAAAGTCAAGGTTCTAACCGCCAGTCTTATCACTTGGATAATCGCGGTTGTCGCTTTTTTACCAATCGTATTTTGGTTTCAACAAAAG GATCTTAAGAATGGTTCAACGATATGCACTTTAATTTTCCCACGAAGCGAAATCGCGAACGTTTCATTATGCTACACTATACCGATCATCATCTTGGCCTGTTTTCTACCTATGATTCTTCTGGTTTATCACTATCAAcgtatctttaaaaaaatatttgattcgCGAAGCAGATGGGCTGTTCCATGTGTTGCGCAA GGGTTGGAGAGCGGCGCAACAGGTAGAAGAGATTCCGAATTGTCGGTGGTAGGAACTTTATTACCTTGGACGGGAAGGAAACAGTCGTGTACATCGATAACGGGTCGAAAAGGGCGTACTGGTAGCCTTTCTCAGCACGAAGAAATACGATTGCACAAACATCTTCGAGTGGTGCGGATATTATTACTGAACGTGGTGGCCGTACTCATAATGTGGCTTCCAATCACTATCGTAATGCTATTGATTTATATGGACGGCAAGAGACCCAACGGAGACACCAATTTTTTCTTGAGATCTCATCATTTCGTTTGGACCCTCACCGCTGCTCAATTGAATACCATAGTCAACCCACTTCTTTACGGGGTTTTCTCTGAAAATTTTCGAGTCTATTTTGCGAAACTGTGGAAACGCAAGATCGATAACAATTCTAAAAGCGTAGAACAGCTGGCACCCAAAAAGAGTTCGAAATCGTTAGAAATATTTCAGACTCGAACAGGGGAAATTAGGACTCCTCATAAATTAAAAAGTTCAAATAAACGTTTGCAAAAGAATTCTAGTTGTAGCATAGGTAGCATCGTTGAAGTACCTAATTCAGAAAAActgtaa
- the LOC117610391 gene encoding free fatty acid receptor 4-like isoform X2 has translation MNSSYLWGEDEEWGGRYYFAYYSQFGNRKGISTVEVVILAISFVLAVGGNLGMAGCIIGYKELRTPTNMCLVNLATADLLFSLGVPAIAYTRFTQSWRLGETICRLLPYTQFVCGFVLLWTLTFISMDRHRCLAVAPYRSALTKVKVLTASLITWIIAVVAFLPIVFWFQQKDLKNGSTICTLIFPRSEIANVSLCYTIPIIILACFLPMILLVYHYQRIFKKIFDSRSRWAVPCVAQGLESGATGRRDSELSVVGTLLPWTGRKQSCTSITGRKGRTGSLSQHEEIRLHKHLRVVRILLLNVVAVLIMWLPITIVMLLIYMDGKRPNGDTNFFLRSHHFVWTLTAAQLNTIVNPLLYGVFSENFRVYFAKLWKRKIDNNSKSVEQLAPKKSSKSLEIFQTRTGEIRTPHKLKSSNKRLQKNSSCSIGSIVEVPNSEKL, from the exons ATGAATTCATCGTATCTTTGGGGAGAGGACGAAGAATGGGGAGGACGATATTACTTCGCGTATTACAGCCAGTTTGGTAATCGTAAAGGAATCAGCACCGTCGAG GTGGTGATATTGGCTATTAGCTTCGTCTTGGCTGTTGGCGGCAACTTAGGAATGGCTGGATGTATAATCGGTTATAAGGAATTGCGAACACCCACGAACATGTGCCTAGTAAACTTAGCCACGGCAGATCTTTTGTTCAGTCTTGGTGTGCCAGCGATTGCTTACACTAGGTTTACACAATCCTGGCGTCTTGGAGAAACGATATGCAGATTATTACCTTATACTCAG TTTGTCTGCGGTTTCGTCCTCCTATGGACATTGACGTTCATCTCGATGGACAGGCATCGATGCTTGGCAGTAGCACCATACAGAAGTGCCTTAACAAAAGTCAAGGTTCTAACCGCCAGTCTTATCACTTGGATAATCGCGGTTGTCGCTTTTTTACCAATCGTATTTTGGTTTCAACAAAAG GATCTTAAGAATGGTTCAACGATATGCACTTTAATTTTCCCACGAAGCGAAATCGCGAACGTTTCATTATGCTACACTATACCGATCATCATCTTGGCCTGTTTTCTACCTATGATTCTTCTGGTTTATCACTATCAAcgtatctttaaaaaaatatttgattcgCGAAGCAGATGGGCTGTTCCATGTGTTGCGCAA GGGTTGGAGAGCGGCGCAACAGGTAGAAGAGATTCCGAATTGTCGGTGGTAGGAACTTTATTACCTTGGACGGGAAGGAAACAGTCGTGTACATCGATAACGGGTCGAAAAGGGCGTACTGGTAGCCTTTCTCAGCACGAAGAAATACGATTGCACAAACATCTTCGAGTGGTGCGGATATTATTACTGAACGTGGTGGCCGTACTCATAATGTGGCTTCCAATCACTATCGTAATGCTATTGATTTATATGGACGGCAAGAGACCCAACGGAGACACCAATTTTTTCTTGAGATCTCATCATTTCGTTTGGACCCTCACCGCTGCTCAATTGAATACCATAGTCAACCCACTTCTTTACGGGGTTTTCTCTGAAAATTTTCGAGTCTATTTTGCGAAACTGTGGAAACGCAAGATCGATAACAATTCTAAAAGCGTAGAACAGCTGGCACCCAAAAAGAGTTCGAAATCGTTAGAAATATTTCAGACTCGAACAGGGGAAATTAGGACTCCTCATAAATTAAAAAGTTCAAATAAACGTTTGCAAAAGAATTCTAGTTGTAGCATAGGTAGCATCGTTGAAGTACCTAATTCAGAAAAActgtaa
- the LOC117610388 gene encoding uncharacterized protein LOC117610388, whose translation MYITTNNHFIAKSFRILTFYGEETCFCWNKNKLVIFPYKTNGSARILTAPASIKTIQCFTGRIFLICVPQGIYKLSRDLEFAVLSKSAIGMGTVFYEVLTPRNKYLYLDDKREMRNKILFQLSSEESDSRNLCVYLLNVENAAESFIKTLTNNDLNAQSLCIIAEEKKLFTLMNETVQLIYNSVYSIRDIVPIQKNSKVAGLFLLTNTDVITVIHSENNMLIFENVCLGTKIEAICIGFNLSFKDTLWIVYSDESKLYYANKELSTDNIKHIKVQDKSFNCLQFYDSKIILGLTTNKQLIELSVDSIERTLSSENNKFINLHPDMLKGTELIMDKIYKGTQELCNLNKTLMIEEDKLKRINLYAHKQRIRIYPKMLVQRIANRLFLSINFHDTLPQNSWIVLNLKLNCQNMFYTKKVIDQETIIDIHIPEDETRNFSQITVDLIALKDKNYPWCLVRDYLIDHRSEKNKKKRTRSDKIDFINSQIAVLQNFIKQGNVDVQKLSEIKKRLRKEFNDI comes from the coding sequence ATGTATATTACAACGAATAATCACTTTATAGCAAAAAGCTTTAGGATTTTAACGTTTTATGGTGAAGAAACTTGTTTTTGTTGGAACAAAAATAAACTCGTAATATTTCCATATAAAACTAATGGTTCTGCTAGAATTTTGACGGCTCCAGCTTCAATAAAAACTATACAATGTTTTACTGGTCGAATCTTTCTGATTTGCGTTCCACAAGGTATTTACAAGCTTTCAAGAGATCTAGAATTTGCTGTTTTAAGTAAAAGTGCAATTGGAATGGGCACTGTATTTTATGAAGTACTGACACCAAGGAATAAATATCTTTACTTGGATGATAAACGAGAaatgagaaataaaatattgtttcaacTTTCTTCAGAGGAAAGTGATTCACGTAATTTATGTGTATATCTGTTAAATGTGGAAAATGCTGCAGAATCTTTTATAAAGACTttaacgaataacgatttaaatGCACAGAGTTTATGCATCATTGCAGAGGAAAAGAAACTTTTTACATTAATGAATGAAACTGTCCAATTAATATACAACAGTGTTTATTCCATTAGAGACATAGTACCTAtacaaaaaaattcaaaagttgCAGGATTATTTCTTCTTACTAACACAGATGTTATTACTGTAATACATTCAGAAAATAACATGCTCATTTTTGAAAATGTTTGTTTAGGAACAAAGATAGAAGCTATTTGCATTGGTTTTAATCTATCATTCAAAGACACCTTATGGATAGTCTACTCAGATGAATCTAAACTATATTATGCAAACAAAGAATTGTCAACTGACAACATCAAACATATAAAAGTTCAAgataaaagttttaattgtCTCCAATTCTATGATTCTAAGATAATTTTAGGTTTAACTACAAATAAACAGTTAATAGAGCTTTCAGTAGATTCTATAGAGAGAACACTATCATCAGAGAATAACAAGTTTATTAATCTTCATCCTGATATGTTAAAGGGTACAGAACTTATAatggataaaatttataaaggaACTCAAGAATTGTGtaatttgaataaaacattAATGATCgaagaagataaattaaaaagaataaacTTATATGCTCATAAACAAAGAATTCGAATTTATCCAAAAATGTTGGTACAAAGAATAGCTAATCGATTATTTTTATCCATAAATTTTCACGATACGCTACCACAAAATAGTTGGATCGTtcttaatctaaaattaaattgtcaGAATATGTTTTACACGAAAAAAGTAATAGATCAGGAAACCATAATCGATATTCACATACCCGAAGATGAAACACGAAATTTCTCGCAGATCACAGTAGATTTAATTGCCTTGAAGGATAAAAACTATCCTTGGTGTCTTGTAAGAGATTATCTGATCGACCACCGTTCcgagaagaacaagaaaaaaagaacgaggtcggataaaattgattttataaattcCCAAATTGCTGTgcttcaaaattttataaaacaaggAAACGTTGATGTACAAAAATTATCCGAAATTAAAAAACGtctaagaaaagaatttaatgataTATAA